Part of the Ignavibacterium album JCM 16511 genome, GGGAAAATTTGCAGGTAGCATCTCTTTTTCTTTTAACTCAAAGAAAACATGATGAGCACCTTCCAAAAGAAAAACTGAATCAGTTTTTTCCATAAGAATTGTTAAAAGAGGTTTGATAGATGGCAATCCTATTTTAACCAGAGCTTCAGCGGCAATCCATCTAACATCACCTTTGTTATCATCTAATGCTTCGATAAGTATTGGAACAGAATCAGGATCGGCAATTTCTTCTAATGTTTTTACAGCTTCCCAACGATAAATATGTTTTGGATGATTCAGTAATTCCATTAAATAATCTATTACACCTTTACCTTTTGATACTAAAGCTTCTCTTGCTTTTTTCCTTTCCTGTCCATCGTCACTGCCAAGAGATTCAAGCAGTGAATGAATTTCCACATCTTCTGAATTAAAATTTTTAATTCCCATTAAGTTTACCTCAACAATTTTATTTATGAAATTTAATTCCACTATGATCAATTAATTTGTATATCCTAACTTTAAGAAAATCAGTAATAAGAAATGCAACAATTGCATATCCCCAAACAAAAAGTGCCAGATTCCAAGAGATTGGAGATATGAACCATCCATAAACAGCAAAAAGCGTTGCTAATAATTTCGTAAACACTGCAGACCAAAGTAATACGGCACTTGGTTTAATTGACCAGAATGGTCCTCTTGTTCTTGTTAAAAATATTGTTAGATGTCCGGCAATTGCTAATTTAAGAAAAATAAATGATTGCAAAACTCCTGGAGACAAATGCAAAACTTCCTGACCCAGATAGTAAATAATAAAAGAGCTTACTACACCAATTAATCCTAAAAATGTAGCCATACTCAAAACAACCCGCATATCCCACTTCTCAGGATTTTGTGAGTACTTAACATTATCATATGCTATAGCCATAATCGGGGCATCATTGAATAAAGCAAGCAGAACAATCATTATTGCTGTTACTGGGTAAAAGTTAAAAACTATGATTGCAAGAGTAATAAAAAATAAAACACGAATAGTTTCAGCAATTCGATAAATAGCATAGCTATTCATTCTCTGAAATATTTTTCTGCTTTCTTTCAGTGCATCAATAATAACGGACAAACCGGGTAAAGTTAGAACAATATCAGCAGCAGATTTTGCTGCATCTGTTGCTCCGGCTACCGCAATGCCAACATCAGCTTTTTTAAGTGCCGGAGAATCATTTACACCATCACCCGTCATTCCAACTATATGTTTTCTTTCTTGCAATAATTCTACTATACGATATTTATGTTCGGGGAAAACCTGAGCAAAACCATCAGCTTTTTCAACAATGTCTCCCGCTTCCTTATCAGGCTTATTAAGAAAAATTGAGGCTTCCATAATATTGGTTTTTAGATCTACCTGTTTAGCAATCTGTTTGGCAATAGCTGTATGATCACCAGTAATCATTTTAATATCAATACCCATTGCTTTTGCAGTTTTTATGGTTTCTGCCGAATCATCTCTGGGCGGGTCAAACAGCGGTATTAAGCCTGCATAATTCCACTTGCCCTGCTCATCTGTTTTTGCTGTGCCAAGTGCACGATAACCATTTCCTGCAAGTTCATCAACTTTTGAATTTACAAGCTCTGTGATTTTCTGTTTTTCGTTGTCATCAATTAGTGAGAGGATTACTTGTGGTGCCCCTTTTGTAATTTTATAATTTTTATTATCAGATGTAATTACAGTTGCTTCGCTTCGTTTAATAACAGGGTCGAATGGTTTAAAGTCTTTAACACTAAATGCTTTTAATTTTTCTTGAACTGATTGAATAGAATTGGCTTTAGTTAAAATAGCTAGATCAATAGGATCCTTATCTTCTTCTCTTGAAGATAATGAGCCGAATATCAAAACATCATCTGTATTAAATCCCTCAAAAGGTATAACATCAGATAAAGTTAATTGGTTTTTTGTGATTGTACCTGTTTTATCAGAACAAAGTATGTCCATTCCAGCCATTTCTTCTATGGCCGTTAATTTACTTACGATGGCTTTCTTTTTAGCCAGTACAGATGCTCCCACAGCCATAGTAACAGATAAGACAGCAGGCAATGCAACAGGTATTGCCGCTACAGTTAGCACAAGAGCAAATTGTAGCGTATCAACAAAACTTTCGTGTCGGAAAAATGAAACCATAAAAATTATTGCCACCATAAAAGCAGCAAGAGCAATAAGATAATCCCCGATTTTTATTACAGCTTTTTGGAAGTGACTAATGGTTTTCGCTTCTGCTACAAGCTTTGCGGTTCTGCCAAAGAAGGTATTGGAACCGGTTGCTACAACTAATCCATTCATTTCACCTTGATGAACCACAGAGCCAGAGAATCCTAAATCTCCTTTGTGTTTTTCAACAGGTAGAGATTCTCCCGTCAGTGCTGATTCATCAATGGTTAAATAATCACCTGAAAATAATTTTATATCGGCAGGAATAATATCTCCTAATCTAACACGGACAACATCTCCCGGTACAAGCTCTCTTGCCTCAATTTCATTCCATTTACCATTACGAAATACTTTTGCATTAAGAGCTAATTTCTTTTTTAATTCACTTATTGCGTTGCTCGCTTTATTCTCTTGCCAAAAGCCAACAACAGCATTTAAAAGTAGCAAAGCAAATATTATCCAAAAATCTTCCCAATGATTTATAATTGCCGATAAGATTGCAGCAATCTCTATCATCCAGGGGATTGGGCCCCAAAAATAACTAAGGAATTTAATGATCGGGTTGACTTTTTTTTCTGCTATTTCATTATAACCATATTTGTTAACTCGTTCTGTTACTTCTTTATCTGATAATCCTTTTTCCGATGATAAAAATTGTTTGAAAGCATCTTCAACGGAAAGTTTTTTAAGATCCTCAATGTTTTCTGATTCACTTTTCATATTGATTAACCTTTTAATCCTCTTTTTAATTTAGAATTCTTTTGTAACTTAAAATGATTTTTTTTCGATACACCAACTGCACTGCAATTTTCAAAAAATATTTTTGGTTAAATTTTTTATTTTATTCTAATGTAATGAACAAGTAGGTAATAGTTATCAGTTATCTTTTGTTTATAAAATCTTTCAGAAACATTTCTAATCCTTCTTGAGTCATTTCCGGAGGCATATGTCCTTTTGTAAAATAGTAATATTCATCAAAAGACCATTTCATCATATGTGCGATTGAGCCTTTAAATGTTAAATCAACATTGCCACCAAATAAATAATTTGAGAGAATTAATATCGCCTTTTCACCCTGGTTCATAATACAAAAGACCTCTGGACTAAATTGGGGAACTTCACCTTTCCCAGTAAGTTCTTTTATAAAAGCGCTTGCAGCTATGTGTGCCTGCATTATTGCTATATGCCCGAGCTTAGGCATTGCTTTAACGTTTGTATCACCTACCGCAAAGATATTTTTATATTTTGTATGTCTCATCTGATCATCAGTTAAAATAAAACCCATCTTATCGCCCAGATCTGAATTTTTTATCATTGGACTTGCGATGTATTTTGGGATAGCAATAGTTAAATCACTTGGTAAAAAGGTACCATCTTCAAAAACTACTTTATCTTTTTCGATACTCCTTAATATTTTACTTGTAACTATATTAAAATCACATTCTTTGAACAATGGGTCCATATCATTATGAACTTGTGGGCCAACATCTTCAAAAAATATCTTACCGGGGGAGAAAACTGTTATATTGCTTTTATCTCGTAAATTTCTCTGTCTTAATTCATAATCAAGAATAAACATTACTTCACCAATTGGTCCTTCGCAAGGGGCAGCTAAAGTTTTTATATTTTGATGAGTTCCCCAATCGGTTTTAGCCGAACCTATTACAATATTCCCACCACTAAATTCTAATAATTTTTTATGAAGTTTTACTGCCTGTTCATCATCACAAACAGAATAAGCATATTCTCTAAATCCAGGTGTTGCATCATAATCTTTTACTGCGCCTGTTGCAATTATTAGATAATCGTAGGATAGTTTCGTGTTATCATTCAGAATTACTAATTGTTTGTCCGGGTCAATCTGATTAACTTCTAAGTTGATAAACTTTACACCCTTCCGCTCCATAATTGGTTTTAGAGGAATTTTTACTTTTTCAACATCCTTACCAATTAAAGCAACTTCGGGTAATGAGGGTTTTTCTAAGCTTGTGTTTCTTTTGTCTATTAGCGTAATATCAAGATTTTTAGAAGGTATTTCTTTGATTACTTTATAAAGAAAAGCTAACCCGGCAAAACCTCCACCAACGATTATAATTTTTTGATTATTCAAAATTATTCTCCCTTTTAATTTTTACAAACATACAAATTATTTTTCAATCAATTTAAGAATTGAGGGGAATACAATAACAAGTAAAGGTATCGCAATTGTAAATCCTCCGATTATTGCAATTGCCAATGGTTGATGAAGTTGCGCCCCGCTTCCGATTCCTAATGCTAGCGGGAATAATGCAGTAATAGCGCCAAGTGCTGTCATCAAATTCGGACGAAGTCTTACCGATATTGCATAAGTTATTGCTTCATCTCTTTTCATTCCGTTTTGTTTAGCCTCTGAAAATTGCAGATAAGTAAAAATAGAATTTTCTCCGATGATTCCGACAATCATAATCAGTCCGATATAACTTCCTACATTTAAAGGTGTTCCTGTTAAAAATAATGCAAGTACACTTCCGCTTATACCAAGAACAGACAGAAAGATAATTGCAAAACCAATTCTTACTTTTCTGAACAGAAAAAGTATAACTGTAAAAACTAACAGAACTGCAAGTAATAAAATTGTAATTAACTCTTTAAAAGCCTGCTGTTGCTCAGCATAAGAACCGCCATAAACAATTTGGTAACCTTGCGGCAAATTTATTTTTGAGGAAATATTTTTTTGAATGTCAGCAAGAGTACTGCCCAAATCACGATTGTTTAATCGTGCAGTAACCGCAACCATTTGTTTTAAGTTTTCCCGCTCAATTTGTGCGACGCCGCTTGTTAATCTGAAATTAGCAAATTCATCAATAGGTTTTAATCTTCCATCAGGAAGGAATATTGAAGTATTCCTAAGTTCATTAATAGTTCTGTCTTTTTTCTGTTCAATCATTCGGATATCAACCATACGGTTTTTTTCCAACATTGAACCAACAACACTACCTTCAATTTTAGTTTGCATTTGAAATTGGAAATCCTGTGGAGATAATTGATATTGACTTAGCTTAGCAATATTAGGATCAAAGGTTAATTCGGGTCCTGCAATTGTAATTCCATTAAAAACATCTGCAGTGCCGTTAGTGTTTTGAACAAGAGCAGCAACTTCATCTGCCAATTTATAAAGAGTTGTTTTGTCATCACCAAAAATTTTTATTTCGATTGGCTGAACAGAGCTCATTAAATCGCCAAGCATATCAGTAATTACCTGACCAAAATCAACACGAAGCGATGGCAGTGCACTTTCAATTTTATTTCTTATCTCATCTGAAACTTGTGTGGTAGTTTTATTTCTCTTTTTCTTTAGTTGTATTAAATAATCACCACGATTTGGTTCAGTGATAAAAAATCCCATTTGTGTTCCAGTTCTTCTTGAAAAAGATTCAACTTCCGGAATTGTATTTAACACATTATCAACATATTGCAGCATTTTATCTGTGTCTTCAAGCGATGTTCCCGGAGGACTTGAATAATCAAGAACAATTGAACCTTCATCCATCTCTGGCAAAAATCCGGATGGCAGCTTTGGCAGTAAAAAGTATGCAAGAAAAATTAATAGCACAACTATACTAATCGCTATAAACGGACGCTTAATAAAAAAGTAAACCCAACCAGTTTTGTTTCCTTCTTTTGTTTTGATTGAATGCTCTTTTCGAGAAAGTAAAAGATAAACTACTGGCAATCCAATCCAGGTAATAAAGAATGAAGATATTAAAGTGATAATCATTGTATCTGTCAAAACTTTGAAGTATGCACCGGCAACACCACTCATTAATGCAAATGGAAGAAAAATTACAATTGTACTTAAAGATGAACCAACCATTGCAGGGAAAAGATATTTTATTGCCTTTGGAATTAATTCGTGTGTACTTGTGTTTGGATTTTCTTCGTGCGTTCGATGAATTTGTTCAACAACAACAATTGCATCATCAATGATGAGACCTATCGCCGCAGCAATTGCACCAATCGTCATAATGTTAAAAGTGTAGCCAAGAGCATAAAGTATTGTGATGGTCAAACTTAGAGTAATTGGAATTGTAATTAAAATTACTGTGCTTCCTTTTAATGAGCGAAGAAAAATAATTGTAACTATAATCGCAAGTAAAAGTCCAACCCACAAAACATCTTTCAAGCTATTTATTGAATCGCCAACAAAATCAGCTTGATTATAAAAAGGTTTTAACACAACACCTTTGGGCAAAATTTTATTCAATTGAGTTATTTGAGATTTTATGCTGTCAACAACTTCAATTAAGTTAGAGTTTGGTTGTTTTACCACCGCAATCAACGGAACATTTTTTCCGTTAGCATTGATTTTTATGTATTCTTTCAACTCTCCGATTTCAATCTTAGATATGTCTTTAAGCTTAATAATCCTTTTGGGAGAGTTGCTGATGATTGTATTTTCCAACTCTTCTTTTGAATCTATTGCTGCATCTGTTATTGTTAGATATAATCGATTATAATCTTTAATGTAGCCGGTTGATGCAATTATATTTGATTGAGCCAAAACATCTGCAATTGTTTTTGGCGTTATACCAAGCTGACTTAGTTTTATTGGGTCAATGATTATGTGATATTCTTTTGTTTTCCCACCAATCACTGCAATTTCAGAAACTCCGTTTACTCTTGATAAAAATGGTTTGATTGTAAACTCAGCAATTTGTCTTAACTCGATTTGACTTTTACCTTCGCCTTCAAGTGAAAATCCCATCACAGGAAGAATTGAAGGATTCATTTTTTCAATCGTGATATTTACATCAGGTGGAAGTTGTTGTTTGATTGCGTTAATCTGAGCTTCAATACGTTGTTTGCCTAAATCAATATCTGTATTCCAATTCAGGAAAGCAGAAATTTCACAGCTGCCACGACTTGTTGTACTGCGGATTAAATTTAAATCCTGAACTTTCTTAATTGCATTTTCAAGTGGAATAGTAACTGTAACCATCATCTTATCAACGGGTTGCTGTCCGTTCTCAGCTATAATTTTGATTTTTGGAAAAGTAATATCGGGAAACAACCCTGATTGAATTTTGGAAAGTGAAAATACTCCGCCTAAAAGAGTAATCAGCATTAATACAATTATCGGGCTTTTGAATTTTGTGTAAAAGGTGTACATAGTTTTTCTTTTTTTAATTATTGAACTCACCCTAAATCCCTCTCTTAAAAAGAGAGGGACTTTATTAACGTACTAAATTTTAAAACAATTGTTTTAGCTTTTCTAAAGCATTAGATACATCATAAATAATTTCTTGATTAGAAAACCTGATAACCCTTAAACCCAGTTGATTCAATATCTCAGTCCTTTTCTCATCGTCTCTTAATTTATATTTATGGATTTCTCCATCAAGTTCTATAATAAATCTTTCTTCGTGGCAATAAAAATCAGCTATGAAAAATGATTCTGTTCCCAGCAAATCATAAAATATCGGATATTGTCTATAAAATTTTTTGTTTAGGAATTTTCTATCCCGGACTATTTCCCAAAATATTTTCTCAGCTTCAGTAGAATTTTTTCTTAATTGACGACAAAATGTTTTTGCAATTTCTCTTAATTCTCTTTTTTTATTTAAACTCATAATTTCATTTAACCTTAACAGTTATTTAAACTCTCCTTCTCTTTTTAAGAGAAGGGGTTGGGGGATGAGTTCAACTAATGCCTCACAACCACCTTCGCTGTATCCGGCAAACCATAAGCACCATCAACTATAATTTTATCAGTCAATAGTAACTTTGGATTTATTATTTGAACCAGAGTATCATTCTCAATCCCTTTGGTAATAATTGTTTTAACTGCTGTTGAATCATTTATAAGTTTCATTATCCAAAAGTTTGTAAGAGTCTCATCGGATTGAACAGCAGACTTTGGAACTACAATTGCATTCTTTATAACATTAACAGGAATTTTAACTTCAAGATTTAAATTAGCGGGAATATTTTTCCCATCAACAAAGTCAATCAGAAATGTTTGTGTTTGAGAAACAGGATCAACGCTTGGTAAAGATTTGGATACTATACCTTTTATTTCTTTACCATTCGGGAAAACCAAAATGCAGCTTGAGTTAAGCCTAATCTTTGAAATATGCTGATAAGGAACATTAAGTAAAACTGCAAGTGAATTAGGATTTGAAATTACAGCAAGCTGTTCGCCATCGGAAACAAAATCTCCGACATTGAAATTCAACTCTGTTAAAACTCCACTTGTTTTTGATTTTATGTTTACTATGCCGCTAAATACTTCATCACTTAATTTGACCTGCAAGCTATCAGTTGCATAAGCTTCTTTTGTGATTACTTGAAAAACTACATCACCAGCATTTACATAATCACCAATGTTTTTGTAAACTTTCTGAATAAAACCTTGAAATGTTGAACGCACAATTTCTTTTTTCATAAAAACAGTATTTGCATTGAAGCTCATATAATCAATTAAAGATGTTTCAGCGGGATTTGCCACTTTTACAGGTGTTCCTGCTGTTTCTGTCGGAGTTGTTTTTGTATCACTTGAGCAGGCAACAATAAACAATGATAAGGTTAAAAATATTATTAATGAAAAAAAGTTATAAGACCGCTTCAGATTTTGCCATCTCAATAACATTGTTGGATCCTTTTTCATTGTGAGTCCCAACTTTTCGGGACGATGTAATATCTCTCCCTTTTTAGATTGCTTCGTCACTTCGTTCCTCGCAATGACAGTTTCCAACAATTCGTCATTGCGAGTTCCGAACTGTCGGGACGAAGCAATCTTTCTCTCTCTTTGAGATTGCTTCGTCGCTTCGCTCCTCGCAATGACTGCAAAAAGCGTTTTGTCATTTTGAATGTTGCAAAGTAATTTTTCTCTTAATCTCATTTTTCCCATTTTAATAATTCCAATAATTATAATTGTTAATTTCAAGCTGATAATTTATTTCAGTGGTAATTTTATTTTTCTTCAGGTCTGCAAAGTTTTTCAGTATAGTCAGATATTCAATCATTGAAAGTTGTCCCTGTCTCAATTCCCGTTCCGCAATTTTTATAACTGTATTATAACTTTCAATTTGTCGGGAAAGATTATTCAAATTGTTTTTCAGACTCTCAATTTTCTTTAATGCAGAGTTTTTCTGGTTTTCGAGAAGAATCGCAAAGTTTCTTTTATAATTATTTATCGTTTCGATCGAAACTTTTGTTTGCTGCCGAGTGATTGATCTTTGATTGCCATCAAAAATCGGAAGAGAAAAATTTACGCCAGCACTTAATCCAAGTTTTCTCTTAATGTTATTTAACTCAACAGCATTTAATCCTGTATTAAAAAACAATGAAACCTGTGGCTGATATTTTGTTTCAAATATTTGCTGTTGAATTTCTAAGGCAAGACTATCCAACTCAAATTTTTTGAAAAGCTCAGAATATGTTCTTGGGTTCTTAAGTTCAAGTGAAACAGAATCAAGTTCAATAACGCTGCTATCTTTTATCCCACATAATGAATTAAGAACATAGAGATTAGATTTAAATTGGGATAGATAATCATTTGCTGCAATTTTTTGATTTTCAATTTCTACTGAAAGCAAAAGATACTCTGATTGTTTTGCCATTCCATTTTCTACAAGCTCACCCAAAATTTTTTGTTGATCGTTTAGATAAGAAGTTAATTCGTTTGTCATTTTATACAGTTGATATGATAGATAAGTCTGGAGATATTGATCGGTAACTTGCTTATGCAATTCTCTCTTCAATAATTCTATGTCGTTTTTAATCTTGTTTTCAGAAATCATTCGCTGATTTGATAATGCATCATTCAAAGCTCCGTTAAAGATATTTTTCTCAATATTAAATTGTGCAGAATACAATCCACCATTTGTTAGACCAATATCATAACCGATTGCATTTGCATCCGGATTAGTTGTAATGATTCCGCCACTGTTATTAAAGTATGGTACAAAAAGATAATTAGCAGATAAATACATATTGAAGCCGGAGTTCTGTGCATAATCCAATTCTCTTTGCAGATTGTTAAATCGAATTAAATTCTGTTGTTCATTAATTGCCGGATTATTTTGGTATGCGGTATTGAGATAAAATTCTAAGTTGCGCTGTGCAAAACTTTTATTGCACAAAAGGGATAAGAAGAAAATTATAATTAGCAGTATAAATCTTTGAGTAAAGTTAATCATATTTTATTTTAGTTAGTTTTAGATTCTTTTGCAAAAATAATAAAAGGCTACTTACTTAGTAGCCTTTTTAAAAAGTTGATGAAATTTACCTTTTACTTTTCAACTTCAACGGAGTTATTCAAATTCTTCTCAAAAGCTGCTAATATGTTAGCATTATTTTGTTCATTTATAATAATCGTTCCGTTCGAAACAGTGCAACTTGATAAATCAATGTTATTAAATATCTTACCAAAATCAAAAATAATAGTGACAGGTACGCTGCTATTAGAGTTTACTATGATGCCACCATTTGCAATTAGCGTTTCAAATGTTTGAGAAAATTTAGAA contains:
- a CDS encoding HEAT repeat domain-containing protein, with product MGIKNFNSEDVEIHSLLESLGSDDGQERKKAREALVSKGKGVIDYLMELLNHPKHIYRWEAVKTLEEIADPDSVPILIEALDDNKGDVRWIAAEALVKIGLPSIKPLLTILMEKTDSVFLLEGAHHVFFELKEKEMLPANFPVAQLLELLKNPEMNQSVKPLADKILNKFSFLP
- a CDS encoding plasma-membrane proton-efflux P-type ATPase, which translates into the protein MKSESENIEDLKKLSVEDAFKQFLSSEKGLSDKEVTERVNKYGYNEIAEKKVNPIIKFLSYFWGPIPWMIEIAAILSAIINHWEDFWIIFALLLLNAVVGFWQENKASNAISELKKKLALNAKVFRNGKWNEIEARELVPGDVVRVRLGDIIPADIKLFSGDYLTIDESALTGESLPVEKHKGDLGFSGSVVHQGEMNGLVVATGSNTFFGRTAKLVAEAKTISHFQKAVIKIGDYLIALAAFMVAIIFMVSFFRHESFVDTLQFALVLTVAAIPVALPAVLSVTMAVGASVLAKKKAIVSKLTAIEEMAGMDILCSDKTGTITKNQLTLSDVIPFEGFNTDDVLIFGSLSSREEDKDPIDLAILTKANSIQSVQEKLKAFSVKDFKPFDPVIKRSEATVITSDNKNYKITKGAPQVILSLIDDNEKQKITELVNSKVDELAGNGYRALGTAKTDEQGKWNYAGLIPLFDPPRDDSAETIKTAKAMGIDIKMITGDHTAIAKQIAKQVDLKTNIMEASIFLNKPDKEAGDIVEKADGFAQVFPEHKYRIVELLQERKHIVGMTGDGVNDSPALKKADVGIAVAGATDAAKSAADIVLTLPGLSVIIDALKESRKIFQRMNSYAIYRIAETIRVLFFITLAIIVFNFYPVTAIMIVLLALFNDAPIMAIAYDNVKYSQNPEKWDMRVVLSMATFLGLIGVVSSFIIYYLGQEVLHLSPGVLQSFIFLKLAIAGHLTIFLTRTRGPFWSIKPSAVLLWSAVFTKLLATLFAVYGWFISPISWNLALFVWGYAIVAFLITDFLKVRIYKLIDHSGIKFHK
- a CDS encoding NAD(P)/FAD-dependent oxidoreductase, encoding MNNQKIIIVGGGFAGLAFLYKVIKEIPSKNLDITLIDKRNTSLEKPSLPEVALIGKDVEKVKIPLKPIMERKGVKFINLEVNQIDPDKQLVILNDNTKLSYDYLIIATGAVKDYDATPGFREYAYSVCDDEQAVKLHKKLLEFSGGNIVIGSAKTDWGTHQNIKTLAAPCEGPIGEVMFILDYELRQRNLRDKSNITVFSPGKIFFEDVGPQVHNDMDPLFKECDFNIVTSKILRSIEKDKVVFEDGTFLPSDLTIAIPKYIASPMIKNSDLGDKMGFILTDDQMRHTKYKNIFAVGDTNVKAMPKLGHIAIMQAHIAASAFIKELTGKGEVPQFSPEVFCIMNQGEKAILILSNYLFGGNVDLTFKGSIAHMMKWSFDEYYYFTKGHMPPEMTQEGLEMFLKDFINKR
- a CDS encoding efflux RND transporter permease subunit, with protein sequence MYTFYTKFKSPIIVLMLITLLGGVFSLSKIQSGLFPDITFPKIKIIAENGQQPVDKMMVTVTIPLENAIKKVQDLNLIRSTTSRGSCEISAFLNWNTDIDLGKQRIEAQINAIKQQLPPDVNITIEKMNPSILPVMGFSLEGEGKSQIELRQIAEFTIKPFLSRVNGVSEIAVIGGKTKEYHIIIDPIKLSQLGITPKTIADVLAQSNIIASTGYIKDYNRLYLTITDAAIDSKEELENTIISNSPKRIIKLKDISKIEIGELKEYIKINANGKNVPLIAVVKQPNSNLIEVVDSIKSQITQLNKILPKGVVLKPFYNQADFVGDSINSLKDVLWVGLLLAIIVTIIFLRSLKGSTVILITIPITLSLTITILYALGYTFNIMTIGAIAAAIGLIIDDAIVVVEQIHRTHEENPNTSTHELIPKAIKYLFPAMVGSSLSTIVIFLPFALMSGVAGAYFKVLTDTMIITLISSFFITWIGLPVVYLLLSRKEHSIKTKEGNKTGWVYFFIKRPFIAISIVVLLIFLAYFLLPKLPSGFLPEMDEGSIVLDYSSPPGTSLEDTDKMLQYVDNVLNTIPEVESFSRRTGTQMGFFITEPNRGDYLIQLKKKRNKTTTQVSDEIRNKIESALPSLRVDFGQVITDMLGDLMSSVQPIEIKIFGDDKTTLYKLADEVAALVQNTNGTADVFNGITIAGPELTFDPNIAKLSQYQLSPQDFQFQMQTKIEGSVVGSMLEKNRMVDIRMIEQKKDRTINELRNTSIFLPDGRLKPIDEFANFRLTSGVAQIERENLKQMVAVTARLNNRDLGSTLADIQKNISSKINLPQGYQIVYGGSYAEQQQAFKELITILLLAVLLVFTVILFLFRKVRIGFAIIFLSVLGISGSVLALFLTGTPLNVGSYIGLIMIVGIIGENSIFTYLQFSEAKQNGMKRDEAITYAISVRLRPNLMTALGAITALFPLALGIGSGAQLHQPLAIAIIGGFTIAIPLLVIVFPSILKLIEK
- a CDS encoding endonuclease domain-containing protein; translation: MSLNKKRELREIAKTFCRQLRKNSTEAEKIFWEIVRDRKFLNKKFYRQYPIFYDLLGTESFFIADFYCHEERFIIELDGEIHKYKLRDDEKRTEILNQLGLRVIRFSNQEIIYDVSNALEKLKQLF
- a CDS encoding efflux RND transporter periplasmic adaptor subunit yields the protein MGKMRLREKLLCNIQNDKTLFAVIARSEATKQSQRERKIASSRQFGTRNDELLETVIARNEVTKQSKKGEILHRPEKLGLTMKKDPTMLLRWQNLKRSYNFFSLIIFLTLSLFIVACSSDTKTTPTETAGTPVKVANPAETSLIDYMSFNANTVFMKKEIVRSTFQGFIQKVYKNIGDYVNAGDVVFQVITKEAYATDSLQVKLSDEVFSGIVNIKSKTSGVLTELNFNVGDFVSDGEQLAVISNPNSLAVLLNVPYQHISKIRLNSSCILVFPNGKEIKGIVSKSLPSVDPVSQTQTFLIDFVDGKNIPANLNLEVKIPVNVIKNAIVVPKSAVQSDETLTNFWIMKLINDSTAVKTIITKGIENDTLVQIINPKLLLTDKIIVDGAYGLPDTAKVVVRH
- a CDS encoding TolC family protein, translating into MINFTQRFILLIIIFFLSLLCNKSFAQRNLEFYLNTAYQNNPAINEQQNLIRFNNLQRELDYAQNSGFNMYLSANYLFVPYFNNSGGIITTNPDANAIGYDIGLTNGGLYSAQFNIEKNIFNGALNDALSNQRMISENKIKNDIELLKRELHKQVTDQYLQTYLSYQLYKMTNELTSYLNDQQKILGELVENGMAKQSEYLLLSVEIENQKIAANDYLSQFKSNLYVLNSLCGIKDSSVIELDSVSLELKNPRTYSELFKKFELDSLALEIQQQIFETKYQPQVSLFFNTGLNAVELNNIKRKLGLSAGVNFSLPIFDGNQRSITRQQTKVSIETINNYKRNFAILLENQKNSALKKIESLKNNLNNLSRQIESYNTVIKIAERELRQGQLSMIEYLTILKNFADLKKNKITTEINYQLEINNYNYWNY